The Candidatus Sphingomonas colombiensis genome contains the following window.
CCTTCTGATCGGGGTTCCACGTCACCTCATCGATATTCTCGGCCAGCGTGCGGCCGGTGACCGTCAGGCAATTGCCGTGCAACAGCCCCTCCGCCAGCAGCGTCTTCATCAGCATGTAGACGCCGCCCGCCTCATACATGTCCTTCGCGACATATTTCCCGCCGGGCTTTAGATCGGCGCAATAAGGCGTCGTCTTGAAGATATCGGCGACGTCGAACAGATCGAATTCGATCCCCGCCTCATTGGCCATCGCGGGGAGGTGGAGTGCGCCGTTGGTCGAGCCGCCGGTCGCCGCGACGATGCGCGCGGCATTCTCGAATGCCTCGCGCGTGCAGATATCGCGCGGGCGGATATTCTTCGCCAGCAATTCCATCACCTGTGCGCCTGCCGCGACCGCGATTTGCTCACGCGATGTATAAGGTGCCGGCACCATGTTGCTGTTAGGCAAGGACAATCCAATTGCCTCGCCGACGCACGCCATGGTGTTCGCGGTATATTGGCCACCGCACGCACCATGGCCCGGACAGGCGACCTTTTCCAGCGCGTGGACTTCCTCGATCGGGCAAGCATGCGCGGCATATTTGCCGACCACCTCGAACACATCGACCACCGTCACGTCGCGACCCTGATAGCGACCCGGCAGGATCGATCCGCCATAGACGAAGATCGACGGAATATTGAGCCGCAGCATCGACATCATCATGCCCGGCAGCGATTTGTCGCACCCGGCGAAGCCGACCAGCGCATCATAACAATGACCGCGGACCGAAAGCTCGACCGAATCGGCGATCACCTCGCGGCTGACGAGGCTGGACTTCATGCCCTGATGCCCCATCGCGATCCCGTCCGTCACGGTGATCGTGTTGAAACGGCGCGGCGTGCCCCCACCCTGCTCCACCCCGCGACGCGCGGCGTCCGCCTGCGCATCGAGCGTGGTATTGCAGGGCGCGCTATCGTTGCCGGCGGAGGCGAGCGCGACGAACGGCCGGGCAATTTCCTCCTCGGTCAAACCCATCGCATAGTAATAACTGCGATGCGGAGCACGCTCCGGACCAACAGAAACATGCCGGCTGGGCAGGCGAGACTTGTCGAATTGATGGGTCATGCGCGCTTCGCTAGGCCGCGTGCCGCACCCGCGCAACCCTTCGTATCAGGGTGCCAGCCGGTTAAGCGCCTGCTCGACGCCTTCCATGGTGAACGGCTTCATCAGGCGCGGGCGATCACGATGGCGATCGATGATCGTTTCGCCGCCACCGCCTGTCGCGAAAACGAATGGAATGTCAGCCGTGGCCAGCGCATCCGCGATCGTCCAGCTTTTCTCGCCGCCGCGCAGATTTACGTCCAGGATCGCACAACCGACCACGCCGGCCTCGATAAATGGCAGCGCCTCCGCGCTGCAATCCGCCGTGCCCGCGCAAGGCCGGCCCAGTGCGTCGAGAAAGTCTTCAAGCATCATCGCGATGAGCGGTTCATCCTCGACGATCAGGACTTGTGCGGTCATGCATCGGGCCATAACGAGCGCCGCAACCGACGCAAGCCCATCATGATTGTGTCAGCGCGTCGCGCGCCGCTTCTGCCAGTTGCTGCACCGAAAAAGGCTTCGGCAGGAAAGACACATTTTCCAGATCGATCGACCGGCGAAGCTGTTCCTCGGCGTAGCCGGACATGAACAGGATCGGGAGTTGCGGATATCGCTCACGCACATGGCGCGCCATGGTCGGCCCGTCCATCGTCGGCATTACCACGTCTGACACCAGCAGATCGGGCGCCTGGCAGGTTTCGAGCAGCTCAAGCGCCACCTCGCCATTCTCGGCGCTGAGCACGGTATAACCCTGCCGCGACAGTGCACGTTCGGCCACCGCGCGCACCATCGCCTCGTCCTCCACCAGCAACACTGTGCCGGTTCCCCAGAGATCGGCCTGACGCGGACGCGGCGCGACTCGCACAGGGGCTACCGTCCCGCTGTTGTGTACCGGCAGATAGATCGTGAAAGTCGCGCCCTGTCCCGGCTTCGAATCCGCAAAGATGTAACCTCCGGATTGCTTGACGATGCCATAGACGGTGGACAGCCCGAGCCCCGTTCCCTTGCCGATTTCCTTGGTGGTGAAGAACGGCTCGAATATCTTGGGCAGAACTTCGGGCGGGATGCCGGTGCCGGTATCGGAGATTTCGAGCGCGGTATAATCGGCCGCCGGCATGATGTCGCTGCCGCGCGCGCGCACCTCCGCGATGCTGACCGCCCGAGTGCGGATCGTCAGCGTGCCGCCACCGTGCGGGTTGCGCGACAGCATCGCATCGCGCGCGTTCACCGCCAGATTGACCACAACCTGTTCGAGTTGCCCCGGATCGGCGCGCACCGGGCCAAGATCGCGACCGTGGCTGACGTTCAGTGTCACCGTCTCGCCGAGCAATCGCTTGAGCAGGTTCGACACTTCCGAAACGACGTCGGGCAATTGCAATATCTGCGGTCGCAACGTCTGCTGGCGCGAGAAAGCGAGCAATTGCCGCGTCAGCCCCGCCGCACGGTTCGAATTGCTGCGGATTTGCTGGATATCGTCGTAATCGCTGTCGCCCG
Protein-coding sequences here:
- a CDS encoding response regulator — translated: MTAQVLIVEDEPLIAMMLEDFLDALGRPCAGTADCSAEALPFIEAGVVGCAILDVNLRGGEKSWTIADALATADIPFVFATGGGGETIIDRHRDRPRLMKPFTMEGVEQALNRLAP
- the ilvD gene encoding dihydroxy-acid dehydratase; the encoded protein is MTHQFDKSRLPSRHVSVGPERAPHRSYYYAMGLTEEEIARPFVALASAGNDSAPCNTTLDAQADAARRGVEQGGGTPRRFNTITVTDGIAMGHQGMKSSLVSREVIADSVELSVRGHCYDALVGFAGCDKSLPGMMMSMLRLNIPSIFVYGGSILPGRYQGRDVTVVDVFEVVGKYAAHACPIEEVHALEKVACPGHGACGGQYTANTMACVGEAIGLSLPNSNMVPAPYTSREQIAVAAGAQVMELLAKNIRPRDICTREAFENAARIVAATGGSTNGALHLPAMANEAGIEFDLFDVADIFKTTPYCADLKPGGKYVAKDMYEAGGVYMLMKTLLAEGLLHGNCLTVTGRTLAENIDEVTWNPDQKVIYDAKAPITPTGGVVGLKGSLAPEGAIVKVAGMHRLQFEGPARCFDCEEDTFQAVENREIAEGEVVVIRYEGPKGGPGMREMLSTTAALYGLGMGEKVALITDGRFSGATRGFCIGHVGPEAAECGPIALVEDGDTIRIDAEAGTIDLLVDEAVLAERRARWKPRENGYGSGALWRYAQNVGPARKGALTHPGAAAERHVYADI